A part of Pectinatus sottacetonis genomic DNA contains:
- the cobC gene encoding alpha-ribazole phosphatase encodes MLTKIILIRHGRTNWNIEGRFQGQSDIALIPEGIAQAKKLAENFPLTKLDAVYCSDLKRTRCTAEIIAKKFNLPLTPTKNLREMNFGQWEGMLFEDINKKWPNVIKNFFDDPLSVNIPEGESFPEVQHRAMQSLKKIIAANNGKNVAIIAHGGVNRAILSSTVHIPLQYIWSISQSNTAYNIMSYNDKYDKFYIETINNTSHLLI; translated from the coding sequence ATGCTTACAAAAATTATCCTTATCCGCCATGGTCGAACTAATTGGAATATAGAAGGACGTTTTCAAGGACAATCCGACATTGCTCTTATTCCCGAAGGAATAGCTCAAGCTAAAAAACTGGCTGAAAACTTTCCCTTAACTAAACTTGATGCTGTATACTGCAGTGATTTAAAACGGACACGCTGCACAGCTGAAATAATAGCCAAAAAATTTAACCTGCCACTCACGCCAACTAAAAATTTACGTGAAATGAATTTTGGACAATGGGAAGGAATGTTATTTGAGGATATCAACAAAAAATGGCCTAATGTCATAAAAAATTTTTTTGACGACCCTTTGTCTGTAAATATTCCCGAGGGAGAAAGTTTCCCCGAAGTACAACACAGAGCTATGCAATCTTTAAAAAAAATTATTGCCGCAAATAATGGTAAGAATGTAGCTATTATCGCGCATGGCGGGGTAAACAGGGCTATTTTATCATCTACTGTCCATATTCCTCTTCAGTATATCTGGTCAATAAGCCAAAGCAACACCGCTTACAATATAATGTCTTATAATGATAAATATGACAAATTTTATATAGAAACAATAAATAACACATCACACTTATTAATATAA
- a CDS encoding PolC-type DNA polymerase III — MSKFRIIPQSGDKFRHLLDSLPLNEQFMALLKACTIKHVEIDLKNNTWEILLNTYKYLPEEMLEQAASFIAGNCGVNEVIFYQDIIDFAAQIDKNWSKIITAASNGNPTVKALLRTSQHIIDGNMLTLEIKGDIAEEILHAHSVNKTLKDTIYELLDLECRVTFNAVDNVETAKEQSEYIMVDYTPPPIIDKPDEKTAPAAKTYKSSYGSGYRRQSGPPPNSTDPGWIYGRRITGNIMPIDEIDGEMKTAVLLGKINNITNREFKTGNNLLTFELADKTNGIDCKIFFKDKTEFERVNNNLSNGLIVKVAGSIRFDSFNNDFVIMPSSIYQGEMKTRLDHAAKKRVELHAHTHMSNMDAVVSAKDLICTAAKWGWPAIAITDHGVVQAFPEAAKTIADKKLNIKIIYGLEGYLIYDEQQKRANHIILLAQNAIGLRNIYRLVSLSHLKYLQKRPRIPKKILSEYREGIIVGSACEAGELIRAIVAGQNDDELLEIASFYDYLEIQPIGNNEFLVRSDNFPEIKNDDDLRKINLKVVELARKLNKMIIATCDVHFLNPEDNIYRAILMSGKGFKDADLQPPLFLRTTEEMLKEFDYLGEELAYNAVVENPRKIAEMVDIIKPIPDDLYSPMIPGADEQIHDMSYAKAKILYGENLPPIVSERLKLELKSIIGHGFAVLYLIAHKLVKKSLDDGYLVGSRGSVGSSFVATMTDITEVNPLPPHWRCPKCRNSEFITDGSYGCGFDLPDKNCPYCGTKMIKDGHDIPFAVFMGFDGDKVPDIDLNFSGDYQPVAHKYTEELFGKDNVFRAGTIATVADKTAYGYVRGYFNDKGLKKRDAYINSLVAGCTGVKRTTGQHPGGIMVIPRNMDVHHFTPIQHPADDKDTATITTHFDYHSISSRLVKLDILGHDDPTVIKMLENITHRDPKTIPFDDPATMSLFSSTDALGVTPEELGATSGTFGIPEFRTPFTRQMIDDTHPQKFSDLVRISGFSHGTDVWLNNAQDLIKNKTCTLSDAISARDDIMMYLMHKGIEPLLAFKTMENVRKGRGIKDDVVAKLKEGGIPDWFIDSCQKIKYLFPRAHATAYVMMAYRIAFCKVHYPLAFYTAYFSIRADEFDAHLIAQGKNAIRKKLDELASQEKIKKLSVKEKGLQVVLELSWEMYLRGYSIEKVNLYESSADKFIMHKKSLLPPLSSLPGVGITAAHNIVEARKKGEFSSIDDLKKRAGVPTPSIEILREHGCLNGMNETDQIALFV; from the coding sequence ATGAGTAAATTTCGTATCATTCCGCAATCAGGTGATAAATTCCGCCATTTACTTGATTCTCTTCCCTTAAATGAACAATTTATGGCTCTATTAAAAGCCTGTACTATAAAACATGTGGAAATAGACTTAAAAAATAATACATGGGAAATTCTTTTAAACACCTACAAATATTTACCAGAAGAAATGCTGGAACAAGCTGCCAGCTTTATTGCCGGTAACTGCGGTGTGAATGAAGTTATATTTTATCAGGATATTATTGATTTTGCTGCCCAAATTGATAAGAACTGGTCAAAAATAATCACAGCTGCTTCTAATGGAAATCCCACCGTAAAGGCTCTGCTGCGTACTTCGCAGCATATTATTGATGGCAATATGCTTACTTTGGAAATAAAAGGTGACATCGCCGAAGAAATTCTTCATGCCCATAGTGTTAATAAAACATTGAAGGACACCATATACGAATTACTCGACTTAGAATGCCGTGTCACTTTTAATGCTGTTGATAATGTAGAAACAGCCAAAGAACAAAGTGAATATATAATGGTTGATTATACACCGCCACCAATTATTGACAAACCCGACGAAAAAACAGCTCCTGCTGCCAAAACTTACAAATCTTCTTATGGCAGCGGATACCGACGTCAATCCGGGCCACCACCTAACAGCACTGATCCAGGCTGGATATATGGTCGCCGTATCACAGGAAATATAATGCCTATTGACGAAATAGACGGTGAAATGAAAACTGCTGTGCTACTGGGAAAAATTAATAATATAACCAATCGTGAATTTAAGACTGGTAACAATTTACTTACATTTGAACTAGCTGACAAAACCAATGGTATAGACTGTAAAATATTTTTCAAAGACAAAACTGAATTTGAACGCGTTAATAATAATTTATCCAATGGTTTAATAGTTAAAGTTGCCGGCAGTATACGTTTTGATAGTTTCAACAATGATTTCGTCATAATGCCCAGCAGTATTTATCAGGGAGAAATGAAAACCCGCCTGGATCATGCTGCCAAAAAACGTGTTGAATTGCACGCCCATACCCATATGAGCAATATGGATGCAGTAGTTTCTGCCAAGGATCTCATTTGTACAGCTGCAAAATGGGGTTGGCCGGCAATTGCTATAACAGATCATGGAGTAGTTCAAGCCTTTCCTGAAGCTGCTAAAACTATTGCTGATAAAAAACTTAATATAAAAATCATATATGGTCTTGAAGGCTACTTAATATATGATGAACAACAAAAACGTGCTAATCATATCATCCTTTTGGCACAAAATGCCATTGGCCTACGCAACATTTACCGGCTTGTATCCTTATCTCATTTAAAATATCTGCAAAAACGCCCACGTATCCCTAAAAAAATCTTATCAGAATATCGGGAGGGAATAATCGTTGGTTCCGCCTGTGAAGCCGGTGAATTAATCCGCGCCATAGTTGCCGGTCAAAATGATGATGAACTGCTTGAAATTGCTTCTTTTTATGATTACCTTGAAATACAGCCCATTGGTAATAATGAGTTTTTAGTACGCAGTGATAATTTTCCTGAAATAAAAAATGATGATGATCTGCGAAAAATAAACTTAAAAGTAGTGGAACTGGCTCGTAAACTTAACAAAATGATCATCGCTACATGCGATGTTCATTTCTTGAATCCTGAAGACAATATTTATCGCGCAATCCTTATGTCGGGAAAAGGATTCAAGGATGCTGATCTGCAGCCACCATTATTTTTACGTACAACAGAAGAAATGCTCAAGGAGTTTGATTATCTTGGGGAAGAACTTGCCTATAATGCAGTAGTAGAAAATCCTCGCAAAATTGCTGAAATGGTCGACATTATAAAACCAATCCCTGATGATTTATATTCACCTATGATCCCTGGTGCTGATGAGCAGATTCATGATATGAGCTATGCCAAAGCTAAAATATTATACGGGGAAAATCTCCCACCAATTGTATCAGAACGACTTAAACTGGAATTAAAATCCATTATCGGTCACGGTTTTGCTGTATTATACTTAATCGCCCACAAACTTGTAAAAAAATCTCTTGATGACGGTTATCTTGTTGGCTCGCGAGGATCAGTAGGTTCATCTTTTGTAGCAACTATGACTGATATAACAGAAGTAAACCCGCTGCCACCGCATTGGCGTTGTCCAAAATGCCGCAACAGCGAATTTATTACTGATGGATCTTATGGCTGCGGATTCGACCTGCCAGACAAAAACTGCCCTTACTGCGGCACAAAAATGATAAAAGACGGCCACGACATCCCATTTGCTGTATTTATGGGCTTTGATGGCGATAAAGTTCCTGATATAGACTTAAATTTTTCCGGTGACTATCAGCCAGTTGCCCATAAATATACAGAAGAACTTTTCGGCAAAGATAATGTTTTTCGTGCCGGTACCATAGCAACCGTTGCTGATAAAACGGCATATGGGTATGTACGAGGTTATTTCAATGATAAAGGATTAAAAAAACGTGATGCATACATTAACAGTCTTGTAGCCGGCTGTACTGGTGTAAAACGAACTACTGGCCAGCATCCTGGCGGTATTATGGTTATCCCGCGCAACATGGACGTCCATCATTTCACCCCGATCCAGCATCCTGCTGATGACAAAGATACTGCAACTATAACGACACATTTCGACTATCATTCAATAAGCAGCCGTCTGGTAAAGCTTGATATTCTGGGACATGATGATCCTACTGTTATAAAAATGCTGGAAAACATTACTCATCGTGATCCTAAGACTATTCCATTCGATGATCCTGCGACTATGAGTCTTTTCTCCTCTACTGATGCATTAGGTGTTACCCCAGAAGAATTAGGCGCAACATCCGGTACTTTTGGCATTCCCGAATTTCGTACTCCTTTTACCCGCCAAATGATCGATGATACCCATCCACAGAAATTCAGTGACCTTGTGCGCATAAGCGGATTCTCCCACGGAACTGATGTATGGCTAAACAATGCCCAAGACTTAATTAAAAACAAGACCTGCACTCTTTCTGATGCTATATCAGCCCGTGATGATATTATGATGTACCTTATGCATAAGGGTATAGAGCCACTCCTGGCATTTAAAACAATGGAAAATGTCCGTAAAGGACGCGGTATAAAAGATGATGTTGTTGCCAAACTAAAAGAAGGCGGTATTCCTGACTGGTTTATTGATTCCTGCCAGAAAATAAAATACCTTTTCCCGCGGGCACATGCAACAGCTTATGTCATGATGGCATATCGTATTGCTTTCTGCAAAGTGCATTATCCTTTAGCTTTTTATACTGCATATTTCTCCATCAGGGCTGATGAATTTGATGCTCATCTTATTGCTCAGGGAAAAAATGCCATAAGAAAAAAACTTGATGAACTTGCCTCACAGGAAAAAATCAAAAAACTTTCCGTCAAAGAAAAAGGCCTTCAAGTTGTTTTGGAATTGTCTTGGGAAATGTATCTGCGTGGTTACAGCATAGAAAAAGTAAACTTATATGAATCCTCTGCTGATAAATTCATCATGCATAAAAAGTCTTTGCTGCCGCCGCTTTCATCACTTCCGGGAGTAGGAATAACAGCTGCACATAATATTGTGGAAGCAAGAAAAAAAGGTGAATTTTCTTCAATAGATGATCTGAAAAAACGTGCTGGTGTACCAACACCTTCTATAGAAATACTACGTGAACACGGCTGCCTTAACGGCATGAACGAAACTGACCAAATAGCTTTATTTGTCTAA
- the cobU gene encoding bifunctional adenosylcobinamide kinase/adenosylcobinamide-phosphate guanylyltransferase: MGKIILITGGARSGKSKFAEELVKSQGKPQAYIATAQIFDEEMKQRVALHKKRRADDWYTVEAPFNAENAIEQCQDFPAILFDCMTVYTSNIICSYDIEKLTPAKIQNKILTAIKKLIEAAKKHIGTTVFVTNEVGSGIVPENKLARQYRDIAGLCNQYTAQAADKVYFIVSGIPLKIK; encoded by the coding sequence ATGGGTAAAATAATCTTAATAACAGGCGGCGCCCGCAGCGGCAAAAGCAAATTTGCTGAAGAATTAGTAAAAAGCCAGGGAAAACCCCAAGCCTACATTGCCACTGCCCAGATATTTGATGAAGAAATGAAGCAGCGCGTAGCCTTGCATAAAAAACGCCGTGCTGATGACTGGTATACTGTAGAAGCCCCTTTTAATGCAGAAAATGCTATTGAGCAATGCCAAGACTTTCCTGCCATTCTTTTTGATTGCATGACTGTATATACGAGCAATATTATCTGCTCATATGATATAGAAAAATTGACTCCTGCAAAAATCCAGAATAAAATTCTTACCGCTATTAAAAAACTTATCGAGGCCGCAAAAAAACACATTGGCACTACTGTTTTTGTCACCAATGAAGTTGGCTCAGGAATTGTTCCCGAAAATAAGCTGGCTAGACAGTACCGTGATATAGCTGGTCTTTGCAACCAATATACAGCCCAGGCTGCCGATAAAGTTTATTTTATCGTTTCCGGTATTCCGTTAAAAATAAAATAA
- the cobS gene encoding adenosylcobinamide-GDP ribazoletransferase codes for MNSFFTGLLFLTRIPIKYNASWTEQACGSSVKYFAVIGAILGIINSLGAFILLTVFPHIFNINIPVLLGSFFLLTLNIISTGAIHCDGYTDTMDGLLSGRKKERMLEIMKDSRVGAHGTTSLIMLLLGKYSAIAALYTYTATDPFILCSALFLMPVIGRLSMVIGITLFPYARKEGLGKAFSLYSNKNSLYIVLSSVIICLIINYPYFWQGLYSLILVSIFAFIFCRYVTGKLGGLTGDVYGATTEISELFVLIIYAVF; via the coding sequence TTGAATTCTTTTTTTACCGGATTACTTTTTTTGACCCGGATTCCTATAAAATATAATGCCTCATGGACTGAACAGGCTTGTGGCAGCAGTGTCAAATATTTTGCTGTTATTGGGGCTATTTTAGGAATCATCAATAGTTTAGGAGCTTTTATATTACTTACAGTTTTTCCGCATATATTTAATATAAATATTCCTGTTTTGCTGGGAAGTTTTTTCCTTTTGACTTTAAATATAATATCTACTGGTGCAATACATTGTGATGGCTATACTGACACCATGGACGGCTTACTATCTGGTAGAAAAAAAGAGCGCATGCTGGAAATAATGAAAGACAGCCGTGTCGGAGCTCACGGAACCACATCACTCATAATGCTTTTATTGGGAAAATATTCTGCGATAGCAGCTCTTTATACATATACAGCTACAGATCCATTCATATTATGCAGTGCCTTATTCCTAATGCCCGTCATTGGCCGGCTGTCTATGGTAATAGGAATAACTTTATTTCCTTATGCCCGCAAAGAAGGATTAGGCAAAGCTTTTTCTCTTTATTCCAATAAGAACTCACTTTATATAGTTTTATCATCGGTAATTATATGTCTTATCATTAATTATCCATACTTTTGGCAGGGACTTTATTCCCTCATCCTTGTCAGCATTTTTGCTTTTATCTTCTGTCGGTATGTGACCGGCAAACTAGGCGGCCTTACTGGAGATGTATACGGTGCCACCACCGAAATAAGCGAGTTGTTTGTACTAATTATATATGCTGTATTTTAG
- a CDS encoding ABC transporter substrate-binding protein → MRFKWQKLLAVVMVSTMMVFAAGCGGNSTAKSESDKIIIGQSSWIGFAPLYIAEEKGFFKKHGADVQIQAIESKTDSKTALAANRIQGVSTDISTQVMNAAAGINLVQILALDTSAGGDGIVAKKQYKTIEDLKGKKIALDTTGGADYFWFQYLLQKKGMTLKDFKVQNMSAGDAGAAFVAGKVDAAITWQPWLSKAEKTPFGHTLMDSNASPGVIVDTFAMKKDYVKKHPKVAKAIVAGWYDAINYMKTNPNDAIMIIAKKIGEKPESVKSELKDVKFYDKAGNLKYFGTVDKKGEFYEVTGLAAKLWKQLGLINKDVKASDIIDGSFLQAE, encoded by the coding sequence ATGAGATTTAAATGGCAAAAATTATTAGCAGTAGTTATGGTATCTACAATGATGGTATTTGCTGCAGGTTGCGGTGGAAATAGCACTGCAAAATCTGAATCAGATAAAATTATTATTGGGCAATCTTCTTGGATAGGTTTTGCACCGCTTTATATTGCAGAGGAAAAAGGGTTTTTTAAGAAACATGGTGCTGATGTCCAGATTCAAGCTATTGAAAGTAAGACAGACAGCAAAACAGCTTTGGCAGCTAATCGAATTCAAGGGGTATCGACTGATATTTCTACGCAAGTTATGAATGCTGCTGCGGGTATTAATCTGGTACAGATACTTGCTCTGGATACTTCTGCTGGTGGCGACGGAATCGTTGCCAAAAAACAGTATAAAACTATTGAGGATCTTAAAGGGAAGAAAATTGCTTTGGATACTACCGGTGGGGCAGATTATTTTTGGTTTCAGTATTTACTACAAAAGAAAGGTATGACACTTAAGGATTTTAAAGTGCAGAATATGTCTGCTGGTGATGCTGGAGCTGCTTTTGTCGCTGGAAAAGTGGATGCTGCCATTACATGGCAGCCATGGCTGTCAAAAGCTGAAAAAACACCATTTGGGCATACTTTAATGGATAGCAATGCTAGCCCCGGTGTAATTGTAGATACTTTTGCTATGAAAAAGGATTATGTAAAAAAACATCCCAAAGTGGCTAAAGCCATTGTCGCCGGATGGTATGATGCTATTAATTACATGAAAACAAATCCCAATGATGCTATAATGATTATTGCCAAAAAAATTGGAGAAAAACCTGAAAGTGTAAAAAGTGAATTAAAAGATGTAAAATTTTATGATAAGGCTGGTAATCTTAAATACTTTGGTACTGTTGATAAAAAAGGAGAATTTTATGAAGTTACCGGCTTGGCTGCTAAGTTATGGAAACAGCTAGGATTAATAAATAAAGATGTCAAGGCATCTGACATAATCGATGGCAGTTTTTTGCAGGCTGAATAA
- a CDS encoding ABC transporter ATP-binding protein, translated as MQTKDVENENMGLYVNNVTKLYNTEKGSILALDDVSLHVHPHEFLTLLGTSGCGKSTLLRIICGLEKTTAGEIINQGNNITGPGSDRGMVFQAYSLFPWMTVSENIQFGLKQKKIPSGKAREIADHYASLVGLADFLGQYPNSLSGGMRQRVAIARALANDPDVLLLDEPFGALDMQTRGVMQELLLDIWQKSPKTIIMVTHDIEEAVFLADRVAIMSARPGKIKEILDIRQGLLRPRDYHVKTSPEFIKYKSHAAAVIREESMKALR; from the coding sequence ATGCAAACTAAAGATGTAGAAAATGAAAATATGGGATTGTATGTTAATAATGTGACTAAACTTTATAATACTGAAAAAGGCAGTATTTTGGCGTTGGATGATGTCAGCTTGCATGTACATCCCCATGAATTTCTGACTTTGCTTGGTACTTCTGGCTGTGGAAAGTCTACACTGTTGCGTATAATATGCGGTTTGGAAAAAACTACTGCTGGTGAAATTATAAATCAGGGAAATAATATAACAGGTCCGGGATCTGATAGAGGCATGGTTTTTCAGGCATATAGTCTATTTCCGTGGATGACAGTTTCTGAAAATATCCAATTTGGTTTGAAACAAAAGAAAATTCCATCAGGAAAAGCTCGGGAAATTGCAGACCATTATGCTTCACTTGTAGGATTAGCTGATTTTTTGGGGCAATATCCTAATTCACTTTCTGGTGGGATGAGACAAAGAGTAGCTATTGCGCGCGCTTTAGCCAATGATCCAGATGTATTACTATTGGATGAGCCTTTTGGTGCATTGGATATGCAGACCAGAGGTGTTATGCAAGAACTACTGCTTGATATATGGCAGAAATCACCTAAAACAATTATTATGGTGACACATGATATTGAAGAAGCGGTTTTTTTAGCAGATAGAGTAGCTATTATGTCAGCACGTCCTGGAAAAATAAAAGAAATATTGGATATACGTCAAGGACTTCTTCGACCACGTGATTATCATGTTAAAACTTCACCTGAATTTATTAAATATAAAAGTCATGCGGCAGCTGTAATTCGTGAAGAAAGTATGAAAGCTTTAAGATAG
- a CDS encoding ABC transporter permease: MGALLNAFTPKGKIKPVYIFIIAAVAFGIILGIWSAFTLTGAVDAFFLPPPTAVVKTAADLFMRGDFLNDIGITVFRVMTGFLIAAVVALPLGVMIGTYAPIAAFLEYVVSFIRYLPASAFIPLFILWIGIDEPEKIAVIILGSLPQLILMIATNVRNVPRSMIEVSYTLGTSKADVLWKIILPKALPDIMDTFRTVLGWAWTYVIVAELVGASSGIGFMIIQSQRMMNTANIFVGILSIGFIGMFIDVLFKICHKKFFFWND; this comes from the coding sequence ATGGGAGCATTACTTAACGCTTTTACACCCAAAGGAAAAATAAAACCAGTATATATCTTTATAATAGCTGCTGTTGCTTTTGGTATAATTCTAGGAATATGGTCAGCATTTACGCTAACTGGTGCTGTGGACGCTTTTTTTCTGCCGCCTCCCACAGCTGTAGTTAAAACGGCAGCTGATTTATTTATGCGAGGGGATTTTTTGAATGATATAGGGATAACAGTTTTCCGTGTCATGACTGGATTCCTTATCGCAGCAGTTGTAGCATTACCTTTAGGTGTTATGATAGGAACTTATGCGCCTATAGCAGCTTTTTTGGAATATGTAGTATCTTTTATTAGATATCTACCCGCTTCAGCATTTATTCCATTATTTATTCTATGGATAGGCATAGATGAACCAGAAAAAATTGCAGTAATAATATTAGGTAGTTTACCACAGCTTATTTTGATGATAGCTACTAATGTGCGAAATGTTCCTAGATCAATGATTGAAGTTTCTTATACACTGGGAACATCAAAAGCTGATGTATTATGGAAAATAATTCTGCCTAAGGCATTGCCTGACATTATGGATACTTTTAGAACGGTCCTTGGCTGGGCATGGACTTATGTAATTGTTGCTGAATTAGTTGGGGCTTCATCAGGTATAGGTTTTATGATCATACAATCACAGCGCATGATGAATACTGCTAACATTTTCGTGGGGATTTTATCCATTGGATTTATAGGAATGTTTATAGATGTTTTATTTAAAATCTGTCATAAAAAGTTCTTTTTTTGGAATGATTAG